A stretch of Paenibacillus mucilaginosus 3016 DNA encodes these proteins:
- the kdpF gene encoding K(+)-transporting ATPase subunit F, which yields MWALGVVVVAVFVYLTYVLLNPEKF from the coding sequence ATGTGGGCGCTTGGTGTAGTAGTTGTCGCCGTCTTTGTCTATCTGACATATGTGTTGTTAAATCCAGAAAAATTCTAA
- the kdpA gene encoding potassium-transporting ATPase subunit KdpA: MYATLSIVVTLLLVLVLARPVGLYMAQVFDYEKSKWDKWFGWIEKPIYTISGICRDNQTWKQYALAVVFSNLVMIILVYLIFRFQKFLPLNPSGIANMEPTLAFNTAISFMTNTNLQHYSGESGLSYLSQMIAIVFMMFTAPATGLAAAIAIIRALAGKPIGNFFVDLIRSITRILLPVAFVAALIFIALGVPQTLEPTVTAHTIGGEVQEIARGPVGSFLSIKELGNNGGGFFGANSAHPFENPDAISNLLQIVLMLLFGTAIPFTYGKMVGNAKQGRVLFVSMAMLFIMMLGISLVAETAGNPVLNASGIQHDQGSMEGKETRFGVIQSSFYSVVTTASETGAVNTMHDTMTPIGGLVTLANMMLNTVFGGAGVGFINVLMYTIIGVFLSGLMVGRTPEFLGKKIEGREMKLIAVTLLIQPFIILAPTALALFIYPETISNPGFHGLTQALYEFTSSAANNGSGFEGLGDNTPFWNISTGIVMYLGRFFSIVTMLAVAGSLAAKKPVPETSGTFRTDNGLFAGVFLGTVLIVGALTFFPALVLGPIAEQLTLKP, encoded by the coding sequence ATGTACGCTACTTTGTCCATCGTGGTTACGCTGCTGCTTGTCTTGGTGCTGGCGCGGCCAGTCGGTCTTTATATGGCACAGGTTTTTGATTATGAGAAGTCCAAATGGGACAAATGGTTCGGCTGGATCGAGAAGCCGATCTATACCATTAGCGGGATCTGCCGCGACAATCAGACCTGGAAGCAATATGCGCTCGCTGTCGTCTTTAGCAATCTGGTCATGATCATTCTGGTTTATTTGATTTTTCGTTTTCAGAAGTTTCTGCCGCTCAATCCATCCGGAATTGCGAATATGGAGCCCACGCTGGCATTCAACACGGCGATCAGCTTCATGACCAATACGAATTTGCAGCATTACAGCGGAGAAAGCGGCCTTTCCTATCTATCTCAAATGATTGCTATCGTATTCATGATGTTTACGGCTCCTGCTACGGGACTAGCGGCAGCGATTGCCATCATTAGGGCGCTTGCGGGTAAGCCGATAGGCAATTTCTTTGTCGATTTGATTCGTTCGATTACACGAATTTTGCTCCCTGTAGCTTTTGTCGCGGCACTGATCTTTATTGCGCTTGGTGTACCGCAAACACTTGAACCTACCGTTACGGCTCATACGATCGGCGGTGAAGTGCAGGAGATTGCACGCGGTCCGGTGGGATCGTTCCTCTCCATTAAGGAGCTTGGCAATAATGGCGGCGGCTTCTTCGGCGCAAATTCCGCCCATCCGTTCGAAAACCCGGATGCGATCAGCAATCTGCTGCAAATCGTTCTGATGCTGCTTTTTGGCACGGCAATTCCTTTTACGTATGGCAAAATGGTCGGTAATGCAAAACAAGGGCGTGTACTATTCGTATCCATGGCGATGCTCTTCATTATGATGCTGGGGATATCGCTGGTGGCTGAGACGGCCGGCAACCCCGTCTTGAATGCCAGCGGAATTCAGCATGATCAAGGCAGCATGGAAGGGAAAGAAACGCGATTTGGCGTGATTCAATCGTCTTTCTATTCGGTTGTGACGACCGCTTCGGAGACAGGCGCCGTGAATACGATGCATGACACGATGACACCGATCGGCGGACTTGTCACGCTCGCGAATATGATGCTTAATACCGTATTCGGAGGTGCCGGAGTTGGCTTTATCAACGTTCTCATGTATACGATTATTGGTGTTTTCTTATCGGGCTTAATGGTGGGGCGGACACCGGAGTTCCTCGGCAAGAAGATCGAGGGTCGGGAGATGAAGCTGATTGCCGTTACTTTGCTGATCCAGCCGTTCATAATATTAGCACCGACGGCGCTTGCACTTTTCATCTATCCGGAGACGATCTCTAATCCTGGATTTCACGGGCTAACACAGGCTCTATACGAATTTACCTCCTCTGCGGCCAATAACGGCTCCGGCTTCGAGGGACTTGGCGACAATACGCCATTTTGGAATATCTCAACAGGCATAGTGATGTACCTGGGGCGTTTCTTCTCGATCGTGACCATGCTGGCGGTTGCAGGCTCGTTGGCAGCCAAGAAGCCGGTGCCGGAAACCTCGGGTACATTCCGTACCGACAACGGATTATTCGCCGGCGTATTCCTTGGGACGGTTCTAATTGTAGGCGCGCTTACCTTCTTCCCGGCCCTTGTGCTCGGACCGATTGCAGAACAATTAACGCTTAAGCCATAA
- the kdpB gene encoding potassium-transporting ATPase subunit KdpB translates to MREKKSMMSSAIIQKAVKESFLKLDPRVMVRNPIMFIVEIGFLITMLLIFVPDLFGGTVSRGYNLVVSLILLFTVLFANFAEALAEGRGKAQADTLKKTKQDIKANKIVGHHSIKQVVSSELRKGDVVIVTQGEMIPGDGEVIEGLASVDESAITGESAPVIKEAGGDFSSVTGGTRVVSDQIKVRITSDPGESFLDRMIALVEGAKRQKTPNEIALSTVLTSLTLIFFIVVVTLPFFGNYLNVNLEIPMLIALLVCLIPTTIGGLLSAIGIAGMDRVTQFNVLAMSGKAVEAAGDINTIILDKTGTITFGNRMASEFIPVGGHQEKETAAWAAISSLQDETPEGRSVLELMKKQGFTHDAAVGDGAEFLEFKAETRMSGMDLKDGRKVRKGAVDAVKKWIVAQGGKIPKDLDPSSDRIAKAGGTPLAVAVDQEIFGLIYLKDTVKPGMKERFEQMRRMGIKTIMCTGDNPLTAATIAIEAGVDDFIAESKPEDKIAVIRKEQAEGKLVAMTGDGTNDAPALAQADVGIAMNSGTVAAKEAANMVDLDSDPSKIIEVVAIGKQLLMTRGALTTFSIANDIAKYFAIIPAMFMLAIPQMDALNIMRLGSPNSAILSALIFNAVIIPLLIPLAMKGVAYKPMSSSALLQRNLFFYGLGGVIVPFLGIKLIDLVVHLWV, encoded by the coding sequence ATGAGAGAGAAAAAATCGATGATGAGCAGCGCGATTATTCAGAAAGCGGTCAAGGAGTCATTTCTGAAACTAGATCCGCGTGTCATGGTTCGGAACCCGATCATGTTCATTGTAGAGATCGGTTTTCTAATTACAATGCTGCTGATTTTCGTGCCGGATTTATTCGGCGGTACCGTTTCAAGAGGCTACAACCTGGTCGTGTCACTGATTTTGCTGTTCACCGTATTGTTTGCGAACTTTGCTGAAGCATTGGCAGAAGGTCGGGGAAAGGCGCAGGCTGACACGCTAAAGAAAACGAAGCAGGATATCAAGGCGAATAAAATCGTCGGACACCATTCCATCAAGCAGGTAGTATCGTCGGAGCTTCGCAAAGGCGATGTCGTTATTGTCACGCAAGGAGAGATGATTCCCGGCGACGGCGAAGTGATCGAGGGACTTGCATCGGTTGATGAATCCGCGATTACAGGCGAGTCGGCTCCTGTTATTAAGGAGGCCGGCGGCGATTTCAGTTCGGTCACCGGAGGTACGCGTGTCGTCAGCGACCAGATTAAGGTGCGGATTACGAGCGACCCGGGGGAATCGTTCCTTGATCGTATGATCGCGCTCGTTGAAGGCGCCAAAAGGCAGAAAACTCCCAACGAAATTGCGCTTAGTACCGTTTTGACAAGCTTGACCTTAATCTTTTTCATTGTTGTCGTGACGCTTCCATTCTTCGGGAACTACTTGAACGTCAATTTGGAAATACCGATGCTGATCGCGCTTCTCGTCTGTTTGATTCCGACGACAATTGGCGGTCTGCTGTCGGCGATTGGTATTGCCGGCATGGACCGCGTAACACAGTTCAATGTGCTTGCGATGTCCGGAAAAGCGGTAGAGGCAGCAGGGGATATCAATACGATTATTCTCGATAAGACGGGCACAATCACGTTCGGCAATCGGATGGCGAGCGAATTCATTCCCGTCGGGGGACATCAGGAGAAGGAAACGGCTGCGTGGGCGGCAATCAGCTCGCTTCAGGACGAGACGCCCGAGGGGCGTTCCGTACTAGAACTGATGAAGAAGCAAGGGTTCACACATGACGCCGCTGTAGGAGACGGGGCCGAATTTCTCGAATTCAAGGCTGAAACCCGGATGAGCGGCATGGATCTGAAGGATGGCCGCAAGGTGCGCAAAGGCGCCGTCGATGCCGTCAAAAAGTGGATTGTTGCCCAAGGCGGTAAAATCCCGAAGGACCTTGATCCAAGCAGCGACCGAATTGCCAAAGCCGGCGGCACGCCGCTTGCCGTGGCCGTCGATCAAGAGATTTTTGGCCTGATCTACTTGAAGGATACCGTCAAACCGGGCATGAAGGAACGTTTTGAACAAATGCGCCGGATGGGGATTAAAACGATCATGTGTACGGGTGATAACCCGTTGACGGCAGCAACAATCGCGATCGAGGCCGGCGTAGATGATTTTATCGCCGAGAGCAAGCCGGAAGATAAGATTGCAGTCATTCGCAAAGAGCAGGCGGAAGGCAAGCTAGTTGCGATGACGGGCGATGGTACCAATGACGCGCCTGCGTTGGCGCAGGCCGATGTAGGCATAGCGATGAACAGCGGAACGGTAGCTGCCAAAGAAGCGGCTAATATGGTCGATCTGGACTCGGACCCATCTAAAATCATTGAAGTCGTGGCGATTGGCAAACAGCTGCTGATGACGCGCGGCGCATTGACGACATTCAGTATTGCGAACGATATCGCTAAATATTTTGCGATCATCCCTGCAATGTTCATGCTGGCCATCCCGCAGATGGACGCCTTGAATATTATGCGGCTAGGTTCGCCGAATTCCGCGATCTTGTCAGCTTTGATCTTCAATGCTGTCATCATTCCCTTGTTAATTCCGCTGGCGATGAAAGGGGTAGCGTATAAGCCCATGTCTTCGTCCGCGCTGCTGCAGCGCAATCTGTTCTTTTACGGTTTGGGCGGCGTAATCGTGCCGTTCCTAGGCATTAAATTGATCGATCTTGTCGTTCATCTGTGGGTATAA
- the kdpC gene encoding potassium-transporting ATPase subunit KdpC: MKLIVSSIRLSLVLMVVCGLLYNLVVTGIAQAVMPHQADGSLVYDENQNVIGSELIGQHFVDPKYFQSRVSSIGYNGAGSGSGNYAPSHPDLLARVQKSLESWKKENPDVPVSRLPIDLITNSGSGLDPHISPEAAEAQIPRISKLTGISAEKLQELVKDHTAARELGFLGEPVVLVLQLNLALAELTK, from the coding sequence ATGAAATTGATTGTGAGCAGTATTCGATTAAGTCTCGTGCTTATGGTGGTATGCGGACTTCTTTATAATCTTGTCGTGACGGGCATTGCGCAAGCGGTTATGCCCCATCAGGCAGACGGAAGCTTGGTCTACGATGAAAACCAGAACGTTATCGGGTCGGAATTGATTGGACAACACTTTGTCGATCCGAAATATTTCCAGAGCCGCGTATCTTCCATTGGATATAATGGAGCTGGCTCAGGGAGCGGCAACTATGCCCCGTCCCATCCAGATCTGCTAGCGCGTGTTCAGAAGTCGCTCGAGTCGTGGAAGAAAGAAAATCCCGATGTGCCGGTTAGCCGTCTGCCGATCGATCTGATCACAAACTCGGGTTCCGGGCTGGATCCTCACATCAGTCCTGAAGCGGCCGAGGCGCAAATCCCGAGAATAAGCAAGCTGACGGGAATTTCTGCAGAGAAGCTCCAGGAATTGGTGAAGGACCATACAGCTGCAAGAGAGCTAGGATTCCTTGGCGAGCCGGTGGTCCTTGTGCTGCAGTTAAATCTGGCTTTGGCCGAGCTTACGAAATAA
- a CDS encoding histidine kinase — translation MDEFRRKTPEEILKSISELQRGRLKIYVGPFSGSGKTYHMLQEGNSLKQRGIDVVICAVSTMQRKETIEQIGCLERVPSIHWVKDGVEKKDLNIEALLARNPEVVLVDGLAHRNRMEARFRTRLQDIQHLLKQGISVITTVNVYELEGYTELAQRLTGIEVDETVPADTLELADEIRLIDVTPESILARLSEGAMEATHTSLSKRDNLGKLRELALRLVAEDVNESLEEHREALGLNGPSGASERILVSTQYHWNGSIYIRRGEQIARRLNGDMLVVTFVDPKKPLSKEQTAFKRSIVKLTEKLEVSFDELPFVRRRAMPRQLVDYAIDNKVTRIVLGHSKQTTWQEWWRGSVVNTLMKLARHVDLFYMADSAEQKGERILPTSITKKADANIYKRLSGSEVKERIIRIKRGTFKIYIGAAPGVGKTYTMLKEGNILLKKGIDVVIGLLETHGRKETFEQIGDLTTIPRQVSDYRGTRLEEMNMEAIIRLNPEVVLVDELAHTNVPGSKNKKRYEDILEILEAGISVISTMNVQHVESLNDAVEQLTGVRVRETVPDRILRLADEVQLIDVAPNALQQRLRDGKIYARNKVEQALNHFFKTGNLIALRELALREIADDVDERLEAWERRDSLRGPWRREEVIFVCVTLSPRAESLIRRGFRIAHRLKADWVVHYIAVKADLPEEQQKRIMDLRELTQRLGGIFNMQVMERRRQVAVKLLEQANVNKSTQLIIGQSQMKFWERMLYGNTVKTILKYGRHMDVLVVSGFVPKER, via the coding sequence ATGGACGAATTCAGAAGGAAAACCCCTGAGGAAATCTTAAAGTCGATCTCTGAGCTGCAGCGAGGCCGGCTCAAGATTTATGTCGGCCCGTTCAGCGGCTCGGGCAAAACCTATCATATGCTGCAAGAGGGCAACAGTCTCAAACAACGGGGGATCGATGTCGTGATTTGTGCGGTATCTACCATGCAGCGGAAAGAGACGATCGAGCAGATCGGGTGTTTGGAAAGGGTGCCGAGTATTCATTGGGTAAAGGACGGCGTAGAGAAGAAGGACCTGAACATAGAAGCGCTGCTCGCGCGCAACCCGGAAGTGGTTCTGGTCGATGGTCTTGCTCACCGTAATCGCATGGAGGCGAGGTTTAGAACGCGCCTCCAGGATATTCAGCATTTGTTAAAGCAAGGCATCAGTGTCATCACGACGGTCAATGTTTACGAGTTGGAAGGGTATACGGAACTGGCCCAGAGGCTGACCGGGATCGAAGTGGATGAAACAGTTCCAGCCGACACCTTGGAGCTGGCTGATGAAATTCGGCTTATCGACGTAACGCCGGAGTCCATACTCGCACGTCTCTCAGAAGGTGCAATGGAGGCCACCCACACCTCGCTTAGTAAAAGAGATAACCTCGGCAAACTTCGGGAACTCGCGCTGCGTCTCGTTGCCGAGGATGTGAACGAATCGCTCGAAGAGCACCGGGAGGCGCTTGGATTAAACGGTCCCTCGGGGGCTTCAGAACGTATATTGGTGTCGACGCAATACCATTGGAATGGATCCATTTATATACGACGCGGTGAGCAAATTGCCAGACGGTTAAATGGGGATATGCTGGTCGTTACGTTCGTAGATCCGAAGAAACCGTTATCGAAGGAGCAAACCGCTTTCAAACGCTCGATCGTCAAGTTGACCGAGAAGCTGGAAGTCTCCTTCGACGAACTCCCCTTCGTGCGCCGCAGAGCGATGCCAAGACAGCTCGTGGACTATGCGATCGACAATAAAGTGACGCGGATCGTACTCGGTCACTCGAAGCAGACAACTTGGCAGGAATGGTGGAGAGGATCGGTGGTCAATACGCTTATGAAGCTTGCTCGCCATGTGGATTTGTTTTATATGGCCGATTCAGCCGAGCAGAAAGGTGAGCGAATCCTACCTACTTCGATCACAAAGAAAGCAGACGCAAATATATACAAACGATTGAGCGGCTCCGAGGTGAAGGAGCGAATCATCCGCATCAAGCGAGGGACATTTAAGATCTATATCGGAGCTGCGCCGGGCGTAGGGAAAACGTACACGATGCTCAAGGAAGGGAACATTCTGCTTAAGAAAGGGATCGATGTGGTCATTGGACTGCTGGAGACGCATGGACGTAAAGAGACGTTCGAGCAGATTGGAGACCTGACTACGATACCAAGGCAAGTTAGCGATTACCGGGGAACCCGATTGGAAGAAATGAATATGGAAGCCATTATCCGCCTAAACCCCGAGGTTGTTCTTGTGGATGAGCTTGCGCATACCAACGTGCCCGGCAGTAAGAATAAGAAACGTTATGAAGATATTCTCGAAATTCTGGAAGCGGGTATTTCCGTTATTTCCACGATGAATGTGCAGCATGTCGAAAGCTTGAATGATGCGGTTGAGCAGCTGACAGGCGTAAGAGTAAGGGAAACCGTGCCGGACCGTATTCTCCGCTTGGCCGATGAAGTGCAATTAATCGATGTCGCCCCCAATGCCTTGCAACAGCGGCTGCGCGACGGGAAGATCTATGCGCGTAATAAAGTAGAGCAAGCGTTGAATCATTTTTTCAAGACAGGCAATCTGATTGCGCTTCGTGAGCTTGCCCTGCGTGAGATTGCCGATGACGTGGATGAACGACTTGAGGCATGGGAGCGGCGGGATTCCCTCAGAGGACCCTGGAGGCGTGAAGAGGTTATTTTCGTCTGTGTTACCTTGAGCCCGCGGGCGGAAAGCCTGATCCGCAGAGGCTTCCGAATCGCCCATCGCTTGAAAGCCGATTGGGTTGTCCATTATATTGCCGTGAAAGCAGATTTGCCTGAAGAGCAGCAGAAACGGATTATGGATCTTCGGGAGCTAACGCAGCGCCTCGGTGGAATATTCAACATGCAGGTTATGGAGAGACGCAGACAAGTAGCGGTTAAGCTTCTGGAGCAAGCGAATGTGAACAAAAGCACACAATTGATCATCGGACAATCCCAGATGAAGTTTTGGGAGCGGATGCTATATGGGAATACGGTCAAAACGATCCTTAAATACGGACGGCACATGGATGTGCTAGTCGTCTCAGGGTTCGTCCCGAAAGAAAGATGA
- a CDS encoding ATP-binding protein, with the protein MIQQRSYLWVTLSIILLTFVLNMLGPAFDLVNIALVYLLPVLISAVYGGKGASFYAAVLGVLAFDFFFVPPQLSFSVSDLRYVVSFGIFLFVASLTGGLAAKLKNQLHYSKQREAYTASLYALSKEMNAIADFQALLQHITLKVSHTVQSESVIYLPNERDELEPASYSMPVPAWAQSEAEMVIAKWVYQHGEHAGKGAGTLREASGRYIPLKIEEKIYGVLSVNLGSSAPSSDMLKLLEALGEIAASAIARVKLSEEAKLAHLTAESERLRTAILDSVSHELRTPLATVIGSATALIEGEGMFSPQDRMELLVTIRDGSLRMNRLVSNLLGMVQLESGMLRLRKRWCDVEDIIGVALKQVKDFQQHRKIRVQFLKQVPLILGDEVLLEQVLVNIISNAIKYSPDGSEINIMVNKEEDAVFFSVSDQGIGIEVSERERIFDKFYRADKSKHITGTGLGLAICKGIVELHGGTISAKPNGEKGLSIVISLPISDEDKIFFIHEEGEQAPV; encoded by the coding sequence ATGATACAACAACGCTCTTATCTATGGGTTACCTTATCGATTATCCTACTAACCTTTGTGCTGAATATGCTCGGACCGGCATTCGATTTGGTCAATATCGCGCTTGTTTATTTGCTGCCGGTGTTAATTAGTGCGGTCTATGGAGGAAAAGGAGCTTCGTTTTATGCGGCGGTTCTGGGCGTGCTGGCCTTTGACTTTTTCTTTGTCCCACCGCAGCTGAGCTTCTCCGTATCAGATCTTCGCTATGTGGTTTCCTTTGGCATATTCCTGTTTGTAGCCTCGTTAACGGGGGGGCTCGCCGCCAAGCTGAAAAATCAACTGCACTATTCGAAGCAGCGGGAGGCCTACACCGCATCGTTGTATGCATTAAGCAAAGAAATGAATGCGATCGCCGATTTTCAAGCCTTGCTTCAACATATCACCTTAAAGGTGTCGCATACCGTACAATCCGAGTCGGTGATCTATTTACCGAATGAAAGGGATGAATTGGAGCCCGCTTCTTATTCAATGCCAGTGCCCGCATGGGCGCAAAGCGAAGCGGAAATGGTGATTGCCAAATGGGTTTACCAGCATGGCGAGCATGCGGGCAAGGGAGCCGGGACATTGCGAGAAGCCTCGGGGCGCTATATCCCGCTGAAGATCGAAGAGAAAATTTACGGCGTCTTGAGCGTTAATCTGGGAAGCTCGGCTCCTTCATCGGATATGTTAAAATTGCTGGAAGCGTTAGGCGAGATCGCCGCTAGTGCGATTGCGCGCGTCAAACTAAGCGAAGAAGCAAAGCTTGCGCACTTGACAGCGGAGTCGGAGAGACTTCGAACGGCTATACTGGATTCTGTTTCCCATGAACTACGGACGCCGCTCGCAACGGTCATTGGCTCTGCGACGGCGTTAATTGAAGGGGAGGGTATGTTCTCCCCGCAAGACAGAATGGAGCTGCTCGTAACGATTCGTGACGGATCGTTGCGGATGAATCGTCTAGTGTCCAACCTGCTCGGTATGGTGCAGCTCGAGAGCGGCATGCTCCGTCTGCGCAAAAGATGGTGCGATGTAGAGGATATCATCGGCGTCGCGCTCAAGCAGGTGAAGGATTTTCAACAGCATCGCAAAATACGCGTACAATTCTTGAAGCAGGTTCCGCTGATCTTAGGTGACGAGGTACTGCTCGAGCAGGTATTGGTGAATATCATTAGCAATGCGATTAAATATTCACCTGATGGCAGTGAAATTAACATTATGGTCAATAAAGAGGAGGACGCGGTCTTCTTCTCCGTATCTGATCAAGGGATTGGTATAGAAGTATCGGAGCGGGAACGTATATTCGATAAATTTTATCGCGCAGACAAGTCGAAGCATATAACCGGAACTGGCTTGGGACTTGCCATTTGCAAAGGAATTGTCGAACTGCATGGAGGAACAATCTCGGCTAAACCGAACGGGGAAAAAGGGTTGTCAATCGTGATCAGTTTGCCAATTAGTGATGAGGATAAGATATTTTTTATACATGAAGAGGGGGAACAGGCGCCAGTATGA
- a CDS encoding response regulator → MTTTEKGTRILIIDDEPQIRKLLKVTLQAHNYQVEGSETGEDGIIKASGAPPDLILLDLGLPGLSGMEVLNRIREWSSVPVIVLTAKDREEDKIAALDGGADDYVTKPFSMGELVARIRVALRHAAKTVHEPVLKFNELIIDLSQRNVVLGGERVKLTPTEYDLLKILATNADKVITQRQLLQQVWGGHHSESESHYLRVYISHLRKKLEEDPTRPKMIVTESGIGYRFVTPE, encoded by the coding sequence ATGACGACCACAGAGAAAGGGACGAGGATTCTTATCATCGATGACGAGCCCCAAATTCGAAAGCTGCTTAAAGTGACGCTGCAAGCACACAACTATCAGGTTGAAGGGTCGGAGACCGGCGAAGATGGGATCATTAAGGCCTCCGGAGCGCCTCCCGATTTGATCCTGCTGGACTTGGGGCTTCCCGGGTTGTCTGGCATGGAGGTTCTAAACCGGATACGGGAATGGTCGAGTGTACCTGTTATTGTACTTACGGCCAAGGATCGGGAAGAAGATAAAATTGCAGCGTTGGATGGAGGCGCGGATGATTATGTCACGAAGCCGTTCAGCATGGGTGAACTGGTTGCACGGATACGTGTTGCGCTTCGCCATGCAGCAAAAACGGTTCATGAACCCGTCTTGAAGTTTAACGAGCTGATCATAGACTTATCGCAAAGGAACGTTGTACTTGGAGGTGAGCGGGTCAAGCTGACACCTACGGAATACGATCTGCTCAAAATATTAGCGACTAACGCCGACAAGGTTATCACGCAGCGGCAGCTGCTGCAGCAAGTTTGGGGCGGGCACCACAGTGAATCCGAAAGTCACTACCTAAGGGTATATATTAGCCATTTAAGGAAGAAACTCGAGGAGGACCCAACTCGGCCAAAGATGATTGTGACGGAATCCGGGATTGGATATCGATTTGTTACACCTGAGTGA
- a CDS encoding PadR family transcriptional regulator, producing the protein MLKGVLEGCVLEIISRKETYGYEITRRLNALGFTDVVEGTVYTILIRLEKSKLVEVTKKPSDMGPPRKFFALNDAGREELQRFWGKWEFVSSKMNELKEMKS; encoded by the coding sequence ATGCTCAAAGGCGTGCTTGAGGGCTGCGTACTCGAAATTATAAGCCGCAAAGAAACCTACGGCTACGAAATTACGCGGCGGCTGAACGCCCTCGGCTTCACTGATGTTGTGGAGGGAACGGTGTACACCATCCTGATTCGGCTTGAAAAAAGCAAGTTGGTAGAAGTAACCAAAAAGCCCTCCGACATGGGGCCGCCGCGAAAGTTTTTCGCGCTCAACGACGCGGGGCGTGAGGAGCTGCAAAGGTTCTGGGGAAAATGGGAGTTCGTATCATCCAAAATGAACGAGTTAAAGGAGATGAAATCATGA
- a CDS encoding DUF1048 domain-containing protein, with amino-acid sequence MKIHDIIQGKKEWRAHVARVKALPQDYQIVYKEIQKYFFKVGPVELTEGTGLLSGIVDLFEEGAASGKGVLEVTGRDVAAFCDDLIKDSKTYADIYQQSIDQKGNKK; translated from the coding sequence ATGAAAATACACGATATCATCCAAGGCAAAAAAGAGTGGCGAGCGCATGTGGCGCGTGTCAAAGCGCTTCCGCAAGATTATCAGATCGTTTATAAAGAAATTCAAAAATATTTCTTTAAGGTCGGCCCTGTCGAGCTAACCGAAGGGACGGGTTTGCTCTCGGGAATCGTCGATCTTTTTGAAGAGGGAGCGGCCTCGGGGAAAGGCGTGCTCGAAGTGACGGGCAGAGACGTAGCGGCATTTTGCGACGATCTCATCAAAGATTCAAAAACTTACGCTGACATTTATCAACAATCTATTGATCAAAAGGGTAACAAGAAATGA
- a CDS encoding ABC transporter ATP-binding protein has protein sequence MGKAIEVKGLQKSYKKLHVLKGVDFEVEKGSIFALLGSNGAGKTTVVKILSTLLQPDSGTVTVNGFDIASKPDPVRQSISLTGQFAAVDEILTGRENLILIAKLRHLKNPRQVADDMLKRFGLTDAANRKASTYSGGMRRRLDIALSLVGKPQIIFLDEPTTGLDPEARIEVWKIVKELADGGTTVFLTTQYLEEAEQLADRISILHEGRIIASGTLAELKKLFPKTQVEYVEKQPTLEEIFLAIIGKKEAI, from the coding sequence ATGGGAAAAGCGATTGAAGTGAAAGGTCTGCAAAAGTCCTACAAGAAACTTCATGTTCTAAAGGGCGTCGATTTTGAGGTAGAAAAGGGCAGCATTTTCGCCCTGCTCGGCTCCAACGGGGCCGGCAAGACAACGGTTGTCAAAATTCTCAGTACACTGCTCCAACCGGACAGCGGAACCGTCACCGTTAATGGATTTGATATTGCGTCAAAGCCAGACCCAGTACGACAGTCGATTAGTTTGACCGGGCAATTTGCCGCGGTTGACGAGATTTTGACCGGGCGGGAGAATCTTATTTTAATCGCCAAGCTACGGCACCTTAAAAATCCGCGGCAGGTTGCGGACGATATGCTTAAGCGCTTCGGCTTGACAGATGCCGCGAACCGAAAGGCATCTACTTATTCGGGGGGGATGCGCCGCAGGCTCGACATCGCCTTGAGCCTTGTGGGGAAACCGCAAATCATTTTCCTCGACGAGCCGACCACCGGGCTTGACCCCGAGGCACGCATCGAGGTTTGGAAAATTGTCAAGGAACTGGCGGACGGCGGCACGACGGTATTCCTGACCACACAGTATTTGGAGGAAGCCGAGCAGCTTGCCGACCGAATTTCCATTCTGCACGAGGGCAGAATTATCGCCAGCGGCACGCTTGCGGAATTGAAAAAGCTGTTCCCGAAAACGCAGGTAGAGTATGTTGAAAAACAGCCGACATTAGAGGAAATATTCCTCGCCATCATCGGTAAAAAGGAGGCCATCTAA